A region of Culicoides brevitarsis isolate CSIRO-B50_1 chromosome 1, AGI_CSIRO_Cbre_v1, whole genome shotgun sequence DNA encodes the following proteins:
- the LOC134838319 gene encoding protein tipE isoform X2 — translation MKSNNDLISTLSAESITASNNSTKNINNNSFQQSKINTNSGFSHVIHSSVSIRSQDNSSQNTQASTANLDIDKDLEKVEDILEKAKFYTSLCLGTTAILSVFAFLFLIPFVVDPSISAIVADYDPIPVTCITTDHIYATSLSNCSWASCREGCTTTPVRCHQILVNYSRIPYNEWDKMVTRKELGSVEWDVMDTKLLINTEGCGYPPKVNCTIFAKEYGSSRIGDIFPCYYSRAYPEQVVIRYSWDDNLKHLILSLVVPNVLFAVSIAVLSYWYCPCCDKACHKNPRVYAEKYPSKEKINWNEFECNEQKA, via the exons atGAAATCAAACAATGACTTAATATCAACATTATCTGCAGAAAGCATTACTGCCAGCaacaattcaacaaaaaacatcaacaatAACAGCTTTCAGCAAAGTAAAATAAACACGAATTCGGGGTTTTCACATGTTATTCATTCATCGGTATCAATTCGATCACAAGATAACAGCTCTCAAAATACACAAGCTTCAACTGCTAATTTGGATATTGATAAGGACTTAGAAAAAGTAGAGGATATATTAGAAAAGGCTAAATTTTATACCTCGTTATGTTTAg GAACAACTGCAATTCTATCGgtatttgcatttttgtttttaattccgTTTGTTGTTGACCCATCAATATCGGCCATTGTGGCTGATTATGATCCAATTCCCGTTACTTGCATTACAACAGATCATATTTATGCAACTTCATTATCAAATTGCTCTTGGGCATCTTGTCGAGAGGGATGTACCACCACACCAGTTCGTTGCCACCAAATTCTAGTAAATTATTCTAGAATTCCTTATAACGAATGGGACAAAATGGTTACAAGGAAAGAATTAGGTTCAGTTGAATGGGATGTTATGGACACTAAACTATTAATAAATACAGAAGGATGTGGATATCCGCCTAAAGTAAACTGTACAATTTTTGCTAAGGAATATGG gTCATCACGCATAGGTGATATATTTCCTTGTTACTATAGTCGTGCATATCCAGAACAAGTAGTCATTAGGTATTCATGGGATGATAatcttaaacatttaattttgtctttgGTAGTACCTAATGTTCTTTTTGCTGTATCCATTGCTGTTTTGAGCTATTGGTATTGTCCATGTTGTGATAAAGCTTGTCATAAAAATCCTAGAGTATATGCAGAAAAGTATCCATCTAAAGAAAA AATCAACTGGAATGAATTTGAATGTAACGAGCAGAAAGCTTAA
- the LOC134838320 gene encoding large ribosomal subunit protein eL32 translates to MAIRPAYKPKIVKKRTKKFIRHQSDRYDKLASNWRKPKGIDNRVRRRFKGQYLMPNIGYGSNQKTRFMLPNGFKKFLVHNLRELEILMMQNRVYCAEIAHGVSSKKRKEIVERAKQLNIKVSNAAGRLRSQENE, encoded by the coding sequence ATGGCTATTCGTCCAGCATACAAGCCGAAAATCGTAAAGAAacggacaaaaaaatttattcgtcaTCAATCCGACAGGTATGACAAATTGGCTTCAAACTGGCGTAAGCCTAAAGGTATTGACAACCGTGTTCGTCGTCGCTTCAAGGGTCAATATTTGATGCCAAATATTGGTTATGGTTCCAACCAGAAAACCCGTTTTATGCTACCAAATGGATTCAAGAAGTTTTTAGTACACAATTTGCGTGAactagaaattttaatgatgcaAAACCGAGTATATTGTGCCGAGATTGCTCATGGAGTTTCGTCGAAGAAACGAAAGGAGATCGTTGAACGTGCTAAGCAACTTAACATCAAAGTTTCAAATGCAGCCGGAAGACTTCGTTCTCAAGAAAATGAATAA
- the LOC134837473 gene encoding craniofacial development protein 2-like, giving the protein MSFDILARLGAQVAALPPRSDYLDLTTTTLGKRKWLRFGQWNVKTLFQIGKLAQAGHNLEKFNLDFLAVSEVRWNQCGQIVTSNGHLMLYSGMPNEEDVHQYGVGILINRRFRQSVMTYRFINECIMTVRFKGSARNLSVTQCYAPTEDAETEIKEAFYDTLNTILAEVPKRDLVLLMGDFNAQVGENNEDIEHVMGRHGVGRMTENGELLVECCGLNKLKIGGTLFPHKKCHKVTWVSPDSHTENQIDHICVSAKWSNALADVRVKRSADIGSDHHLLVGHLRLTTKKVPKKKTNPRKKFEIAKLKSDAQRTTFSNTLRENLANTNPDYNNIQQAWGEFKNAVLKTCEDKLGMAKNRKQDFISPNTWSVIESRSEAKNETNAATTIHDKIQAKQRYSILDKRVKREIRNDKREHLNSLASQAEAAAAVYNMKDLYTITKRIANTNRSRNVPVKDKNGVLLTNVEDQLKRWREHFQEVLNLRRDGIVIPPTRATRSLPIRTSPPSRKEITDAIKSLKNGKAAGIDSITGEVLKADVNLSTDALLPLLTAISEKGEFLDGWNGGKVL; this is encoded by the exons ATGTCTTTTGACATTCTTGCCCGCTTGGGGGCTCAGGTAGCAGCCCTACCACCAAGATCGGATTATTTGG ACTTAACGACGACGACCCTTGGCAAACGTAAATGGCTTCGATTTGGACAATGGAATGTTAAGACGCTGTTCCAAATAGGAAAATTGGCGCAAGCAGGACATAATTTGGAGAAATTCAATTTGGACTTCTTGGCGGTGAGCGAGGTTCGCTGGAATCAGTGTGGACAAATTGTGACAAGCAACGGGCACCTGATGTTGTACTCAGGGATGCCAAATGAAGAAGACGTGCATCAATATGGAGTAGGGATCTTGATTAACAGAAGATTTCGTCAATCTGTTATGACTTACCGCTTCATAAACGAATGCATCATGACGGTAAGATTCAAGGGATCAGCTAGAAACCTATCCGTGACTCAGTGCTATGCTCCCACTGAAGATGCGGAAACGGAAATCAAAGAGGCGTTTTACGACACTCTCAACACGATCCTAGCTGAAGTCCCGAAACGCGATCTCGTACTATTGATGGGCGATTTCAATGCGCAAGTTGGGGAAAACAATGAGGACATAGAACACGTAATGGGTAGACATGGAGTGGGGAGAATGACGGAAAATGGAGAACTCCTTGTCGAATGTTGCGGCTTGAACAAACTCAAGATTGGTGGCACATTGTTTCctcacaaaaaatgtcataaggTTACCTGGGTGTCTCCCGACTCACACACAGAGAACCAAATTGACCACATATGTGTCAGCGCAAAGTGGAGTAATGCTCTCGCAGACGTTCGCGTGAAAAGAAGCGCAGATATCGGATCCGATCACCATCTACTTGTCGGTCATCTGCGGCTTACAACGAAAAAAGTGCCAAAAAAGAAGACGAACCCGCGAAAGAAGTTCGAAATTGCCAAGCTCAAGAGTGATGCCCAACGAACCACATTCTCAAACACGCTTCGTGAAAACCTGGCGAACACAAATCCTGACTACAACAACATCCAACAGGCGTGGGGAGAATTCAAGAATGCGGTTTTGAAAACCTGCGAGGACAAACTTGGAATGgcgaaaaatcgaaaacaggATTTTATATCCCCGAACACGTGGTCTGTCATCGAAAGTCGATCCGAAGCGAAAAACGAAACCAACGCTGCAACAACAATTCACGACAAAATTCAAGCGAAACAACGCTACAGTATCCTTGATAAACGAGTCAAACGGGAAATTCGCAACGATAAGCGTGAGCACCTGAACTCATTGGCCAGTCAAGCAGAAGCTGCTGCTGCGGTGTATAACATGAAGGACCTATACACCATCACCAAGAGGATTGCAAACACCAACAGAAGCAGAAACGTTCCTGTCAAGGACAAGAACGGTGTGTTGCTGACCAATGTCGAAGACCAGCTGAAAAGATGGCGTGAACACTTTCAAGAGGTGCTTAATTTGAGACGAGATGGCATCGTGATTCCTCCAACAAGGGCCACAAGATCCCTGCCCATACGCACAAGCCCACCCAGTAGAAAGGAAATCACTGATGCTATTAAGTCCTTGAAGAATGGGAAAGCAGCAGGTATTGACAGTATAACCGGCGAGGTCCTTAAAGCCGATGTCAACCTGAGTACCGACGCCCTCTTGCCTTTACTCACTGCTATTTCGGAGAAAGGCGAATTCCTGGATGGATGGAATGGAGGGAAGGTATTGTAG
- the LOC134838319 gene encoding protein tipE isoform X3, producing the protein MKSNNDLISTLSAESITASNNSTKNINNNSFQQNNSSQNTQASTANLDIDKDLEKVEDILEKAKFYTSLCLGTTAILSVFAFLFLIPFVVDPSISAIVADYDPIPVTCITTDHIYATSLSNCSWASCREGCTTTPVRCHQILVNYSRIPYNEWDKMVTRKELGSVEWDVMDTKLLINTEGCGYPPKVNCTIFAKEYGSSRIGDIFPCYYSRAYPEQVVIRYSWDDNLKHLILSLVVPNVLFAVSIAVLSYWYCPCCDKACHKNPRVYAEKYPSKENKLLCDDDDEDDEVDY; encoded by the exons atGAAATCAAACAATGACTTAATATCAACATTATCTGCAGAAAGCATTACTGCCAGCaacaattcaacaaaaaacatcaacaatAACAGCTTTCAGCAAA ATAACAGCTCTCAAAATACACAAGCTTCAACTGCTAATTTGGATATTGATAAGGACTTAGAAAAAGTAGAGGATATATTAGAAAAGGCTAAATTTTATACCTCGTTATGTTTAg GAACAACTGCAATTCTATCGgtatttgcatttttgtttttaattccgTTTGTTGTTGACCCATCAATATCGGCCATTGTGGCTGATTATGATCCAATTCCCGTTACTTGCATTACAACAGATCATATTTATGCAACTTCATTATCAAATTGCTCTTGGGCATCTTGTCGAGAGGGATGTACCACCACACCAGTTCGTTGCCACCAAATTCTAGTAAATTATTCTAGAATTCCTTATAACGAATGGGACAAAATGGTTACAAGGAAAGAATTAGGTTCAGTTGAATGGGATGTTATGGACACTAAACTATTAATAAATACAGAAGGATGTGGATATCCGCCTAAAGTAAACTGTACAATTTTTGCTAAGGAATATGG gTCATCACGCATAGGTGATATATTTCCTTGTTACTATAGTCGTGCATATCCAGAACAAGTAGTCATTAGGTATTCATGGGATGATAatcttaaacatttaattttgtctttgGTAGTACCTAATGTTCTTTTTGCTGTATCCATTGCTGTTTTGAGCTATTGGTATTGTCCATGTTGTGATAAAGCTTGTCATAAAAATCCTAGAGTATATGCAGAAAAGTATCCATCTAAAGAAAA CAAACTACTTTGTGACGATGACGATGAAGATGATGAAGTTGATTATTAa
- the LOC134838319 gene encoding protein tipE isoform X1, translated as MKSNNDLISTLSAESITASNNSTKNINNNSFQQSKINTNSGFSHVIHSSVSIRSQDNSSQNTQASTANLDIDKDLEKVEDILEKAKFYTSLCLGTTAILSVFAFLFLIPFVVDPSISAIVADYDPIPVTCITTDHIYATSLSNCSWASCREGCTTTPVRCHQILVNYSRIPYNEWDKMVTRKELGSVEWDVMDTKLLINTEGCGYPPKVNCTIFAKEYGSSRIGDIFPCYYSRAYPEQVVIRYSWDDNLKHLILSLVVPNVLFAVSIAVLSYWYCPCCDKACHKNPRVYAEKYPSKENKLLCDDDDEDDEVDY; from the exons atGAAATCAAACAATGACTTAATATCAACATTATCTGCAGAAAGCATTACTGCCAGCaacaattcaacaaaaaacatcaacaatAACAGCTTTCAGCAAAGTAAAATAAACACGAATTCGGGGTTTTCACATGTTATTCATTCATCGGTATCAATTCGATCACAAGATAACAGCTCTCAAAATACACAAGCTTCAACTGCTAATTTGGATATTGATAAGGACTTAGAAAAAGTAGAGGATATATTAGAAAAGGCTAAATTTTATACCTCGTTATGTTTAg GAACAACTGCAATTCTATCGgtatttgcatttttgtttttaattccgTTTGTTGTTGACCCATCAATATCGGCCATTGTGGCTGATTATGATCCAATTCCCGTTACTTGCATTACAACAGATCATATTTATGCAACTTCATTATCAAATTGCTCTTGGGCATCTTGTCGAGAGGGATGTACCACCACACCAGTTCGTTGCCACCAAATTCTAGTAAATTATTCTAGAATTCCTTATAACGAATGGGACAAAATGGTTACAAGGAAAGAATTAGGTTCAGTTGAATGGGATGTTATGGACACTAAACTATTAATAAATACAGAAGGATGTGGATATCCGCCTAAAGTAAACTGTACAATTTTTGCTAAGGAATATGG gTCATCACGCATAGGTGATATATTTCCTTGTTACTATAGTCGTGCATATCCAGAACAAGTAGTCATTAGGTATTCATGGGATGATAatcttaaacatttaattttgtctttgGTAGTACCTAATGTTCTTTTTGCTGTATCCATTGCTGTTTTGAGCTATTGGTATTGTCCATGTTGTGATAAAGCTTGTCATAAAAATCCTAGAGTATATGCAGAAAAGTATCCATCTAAAGAAAA CAAACTACTTTGTGACGATGACGATGAAGATGATGAAGTTGATTATTAa
- the LOC134838089 gene encoding DNA-directed RNA polymerase II subunit RPB7, giving the protein MFYHISLEHEILLHPRYFGPSLLDTVRQKLYTEVEGTCTGKYGFVIAVTTIDDIGAGIIQPGQGFVVYPVKYKAIVFRPFKGEVLDAVVTQLNKVGMFAEIGPLSCFISHHSIPADMQFCPNGNPPCYKSQDEDVVITAEDKIRLKIVGTRVDATGIFAIGTLMDDYLGLVGS; this is encoded by the exons atgttttatcac ATAAGCTTGGAACATGAGATTCTGTTGCATCCCAGATATTTTGGACCTTCATTGCTCGATACAGTCCGACAAAAGTTGTACACAGAAGTCGAAGGCACCTGTACTGGAAAATATGGTTTTGTCATAGCTGTTACAACAATTGATGATATTGGTGCGGGAATAATTCAGCCGGGACAAGGCTTCGTAGTTTATCCTGTAAAATATAAGGCGATAGTATTCCGTCCGTTCAAGGGCGAGGTCCTTGATGCGGTTGTAACACAATTAAACAAAGTCGGAATGTTTGCGGAAATCGGTCCTTTATCATGTTTTATATCACACCAT tccATTCCAGCTGATATGCAATTTTGCCCTAATGGGAATCCTCCATGTTATAAAAGCCAAGACGAAGATGTTGTGATTACAGCTGAAGataaaataagattaaaaatcGTTGGAACAAGAGTTGATGCTACTGGAAtt tttGCTATCGGAACATTAATGGATGATTATTTGGGTCTTGTTGGGAGTTAA